The segment GGGTCCGCGCAGTCGGGTCGGGTGGAGCAGCGTACGCGGCTGATCAGCCCGGCGTCCCGAAAGCGTGCGGCCAGGGCCAGGAAGGTTTCGGGCCACGGCGCGGGCAGGGCGGTAAAGGTGCCGCCGTAAAAGGCCAGCTCATAGGGGCCGTGCCCGGCGGCCAGGGCGGATTCGAGATCGCGGACCAGACTGTCGCGGGCCTCGCGCAGGGTGGCAGCGTCGCGGCCGGTCTGCCTATCCTGAGCGCAGAACAGACAGCGATAGGGGCACCCGGCAAAGGGCAGGAACACGGGCCAGACGCGCCCTGTCCGGGGCAGCGGCTCGGGGTGGAGGAACTCGATCTGCCGGGACACGGCCGCCCTACCTGTTCATCCAGTTCCAGGCATGGCCGATGGTTTCGCGGATGTCCGTGAACTTCGGCTCCCAGCCCAGGGCCTTGCCCGCCAGGGCGCGATCGGCCACCAGCCGGGGCGGGTCGCCGGGACGACGCCGACCGTATATGGGATCTATGGGCAGGCCGGTCACGGCTTGGGCGGCCTCGATGATCTCGCGTACCGAGTTGCCTGTGCCGGTGCCGAGATTCACGGCCAGGGACGGGTTGTCGGCCAGATGGTCCAGGGCCAGGATGTGGGCATCGGCCAGATCGCAGACATGGATGTAGTCGCGGATGCAGGTGCCGTCGGGGGTGTCGTAATCGGTGCCGAACACGGTCACAGGCCGGTCCGGCTGCCTCGCGGCCCGCAGCACCAGGGGGATGAGGTGGGATTCGGGGTCGTGGCTCTCGCCGGTCTCGCCGTCCGGGTCGGCCCCGGCGGCGTTGAAGTAGCGCAGGGCGCAGTGGCGGATTCCGTGGGCGCGGCCAAAATCCTCAAGCATCCGCTCGACCATGAACTTGGACCAGCCGTATGGGCTGACCGGGCACTGGGGATGGTTCTCGGTAATGGGCACCTGCCTGGGCTCGCCGTAAACCGCGGCCGTGGACGAAAACACGATGCGTTCGCAGCCGTGGTCGCGCATGGCTTCGAGCACGGCCAGGGCCCCGGCCGCGTTGTTGCGGTAGAAGGCCCCGGGGTTGCGCACCGACTCGCCCACCTCGATGAAGGCCGCGAAATGGATGACTCCCTCGGGCCGATAGGTGTCGAACACCGTATCGAGCAGGACACGGTCCGCAATGTCGCCGCGCACCAGTGGCCCCCACTTGACGGCCCGCTCATGGCCGTTTGACAGGTCGTCGAGGGCAACGGGCATGTAGCCGCGCAGGGCCAGTTCCTTGCAGGTGTGGGAGCCGATGTATCCGGCCCCGCCAGTGACGAGGATGGTCTTGGTCATGGGTTTTCCTGTTCGACGAAAGGTGGCTTGATCCTCGCGACCGGAAGACCGCAGCCGATCTTCGCCGCCCTGACTGTGCATGATGGAAGACCTCCTGTCCAGCTGCGACATGCCCAGACGAAACCAGAGTTCTGCCCATTGACCGTTTCATTCCTGGAGGATCGACGCGCCGGGCCCGCCACCCTGGTTCGAAGTTTGCATAAAATACTCGCTGTCAACGATTCGCCGACATTCCCGCTTCGTGCAACATTTTTTTGGTGAACAAATTATGCCACAGCCCTTAAGCTTTTTGGCTTTTTCCCCGAATAATTGTATACTCGGAGAGCGCTGGCAAACCTCGCGCACCATACCCAGACTCCTAAGGGCCACCGCACCAACCAGCACTTTTTCCGGCACATCGTGACCCTGTAACGGTCTAGGATTTTCTGGACACAGCTTTAAAATTCTCAAAGAATGCTAAACTTGCCACTATTAAGGCGGGTTTTAACCCTCCCAAGCTGAGACAAAAAGGTGTATCGCCATGAAAGTATTAGTCTGCAAGCAATCCACTTCATTTATCGAGCCATGTTGCGCACAGCCAACAAACATCAAACCATCATTATATGTTTTTTCAAGCGATGTATGGGCTATATATGCCTTGTTGCGAAAGCATTCCATACAGTCCGATTATGTTGAGCTCGAGCCGCTTCATGAGAGTGATGATTTCTCTATATTTGAAAGCTATAGTCATATTATCTACTTCACTCCTTTCCCAAGAACGGTTGACCAATTACAATACATGCGTTCAATTACCGAGAAGGCGAAAAAGCATGCCAATGTTGTCGTTATTGCACGGGACATGGGCTTTGGTTGCGCCATGCTGTCGCAAGGACATATTGCCTGCGATGTGCTCGTGACCGCATTTGATACTTCCGCCGCTGTCTCCGCACTGATGGAAGAGGGATTTTTCGCCAAGAAAAATGATAGCCCTCAGCGACTGCTGGGTAACGAAGACATCCGAACCTTCGACTTTACGCACGAAGCGGCGAGCTTTCTGGATGTGCTCGAAGATGTCGAGAGGTATGACTACCGAAGTCTGCCAGCCATGGAAAAGCAGCGTTCCCTGTCCGCGGGTTCAGGTTGCTCCCATGGCTGCACCTACTGCTTGAGCAGGTGCACCCCTTGGAGGGTTGTCAAGCCCGCCCAGTTGGCAAAGGAGATTGCATATTGGGACTCTATGCCGCTTTACCTTTTTCATAACGAACTCTTCCACAAACGCGATTGGCTGGAAGAATTTATTCACGAAATGTCACATTTTCAGCCCAATAAAAGGATGCTCTCATTAGGTCGGATCGATTCGATGTATCGTTGCATTGATTTGCTTCCCGATTTGGCCAATCTTGGGCTCAAGTCGTATTCAATTGGCCTTGAAAGCGCAAATGAAAAAATATTGAAGTCAATGAAGAAAAGCAAGAATGAGATTTGGAAGCTCAATAAGCTTTTCGAGGAAGCAGACAGGCTTGGGATTGAGCTGAACTGTAATATTCTTTTAGGCATGCCTGATGAAGACAATACGTCCATGCTTGAAACATTTGAATTTGTAAAGAACTATAAAAAAACACTCAACATCACCTTGCTGATGCCGCTTCCAACTACACCTGTCTATGAAGAGTTGTTGCAACTCGGCATTCTAGGAGCAGAGAGCATGGATGTGTATCGTTTTGTATCCACATTCCAAAACATAAATGATAACGTCCCGCACGTTAGAACAAAGCACCTCTCTTGTGACGAAGTCATGGAATGGCACAGAATGTTCATGAAAGTTCGTAACAGCTATGCTCCAAAATTTCAAAAACTCAATGCGTAAATCAAAGAGTAACTATATTTCAGGTTCGTCCAGCTCAATCGTTCTTTTGAAAAATGAAAGAACATGGCGTCCAACCTATGATAACAACCTGCGAATGTTGTTTATCAACTAAAGCAAGTGGTTAAAAAGCATATGGGTTAGTCATTTTTTAAAGTCATCCGGGACGGCAAAACCGCGGGCAACCTGGGTTCATCTTCAGAAAAGCCGCCTGACGCAACGGGATGCTGTTCCGAGCTTGCAGGAGGATCAATGCAGCAAACGATCGACAGGGCCGGAGACCTGGCCGGGGGGGCTAGGTTGATCTCCATCGTGATACCGAGCTACAACCACGCCCAATACATTGAGGCGTGCCTCGACTCCGTTTATTTCCAGGACTATCTGAACCTTGAGATAATCATCGTGGATGATTGCTCCCAAGACGGTTCGGGTGAGGTTATCGAGAAGTGGCTTGAGGGAGTCGGGACTCACACGGCGTCGTACCTTTCCAATTATAACGAGGAAACAGGCGAGTTGGTTCGCACCACCCACAAGCGCTACGACCGGCAACGGTCCATCTCTTTCCTGCGGAACGAGAAGAACCTTGGATCCACCAGAACCTACAACCGGGGCTTCCGCGAGGCGACAGGGGAGTACTGCTCCTTCGTGGTCTCGGATGACATCTGCCACCCTCAGATGCTCTCCACCTTGGCCAAACCCCTCGACGAGGACCGCGCTGACTTCGTCTATTCCGACATGTTCATCATTGACGACGCCTACCGCGTACTCAAGGAGTTCCGCCTACCCGACTATGATTTCGAAAAATCTTTCTGTAACTGGTATTTGTGTGGCGTGGCCACTCTTTACCGACGCTCCCTGCACCTTGATTTCGGCTATTACGACGAAACGGCCATGGCCGACGATCATGAGTGCTACCTGCGTTTTGCTATGAACGGGGCGCGGTTTCTGCACATCCCGAGGATTCTATACAGCGTCCGCAGCCACGAGAATCGGCAGGAGGGGCTGCACTCCACGACGCGCTTCAACGCCCTGCTCGACCATTCCAAATCGCTGGTCCAGAAGGCTCGCCGCTGGCGAAAGGAAAACAGCTAGGTTTTTACAGGGCTCGCAGCAGCGCGTCCGCAAGGGCTGTGAACTTTTGGCCGCCATGGATGTTCAGGTGCGAGGTGTCGTAGAAGTCCTGATCGATGAAGCCGGTCATTTCGTATCCGTTCAGGGTCCGGCAGCCGTATTTGCGCTCAAGCCCGGCCACGAACTCGAAGCACTCGTCGGCCAGTTCGGTACGGATTGGATAGGATGCCGGGAATGGGATAAAGGTCAGGATAGGCGTGATGCCATTCTCCAACAAGAGTTGAACGAATGCCTTGAGGATACCCTTGTTTTCGGCCACGGTCCCGGGATACCACTTATTCCCGTCGGTCCGGGCTTGTAGTTGAGTCGCGTCCGACCCGCCGAAATCGAACGTCCCCGTGTTGTCCAGGACCAGGCTTCTATGCTCCTCGCGAGCCAGGTTGTCCAACACGGTTGAGGGCAGGCTGTCGGCCACGGCAACCGAGTCGAAGCGGTTCAGGTAGTATTCTTTCCGTGTCTCTTCCAGATGGTGGTAGCCAAACAAGTCCTTGTAATAGAAGACGCACGGCCAGGTCTTCGACAAGCTCATGTCGTAGTGCAACGAGTAGTAGGTTAGCCCGAGCAGCCACGCCGCGGGACGATCCACGCCCGTGCCGAGCATTGCTCTGGCAATGGCCAGGTCGAAGTACAGATCCTGCGAAGTCGAGGCGGCGTTGAAGATGCTGAATTCCGAGAGCTCGGGGACCACTGCCTGACGGTGGTAGGACATGCCCGTGACGCAGGCGCGCACCCCCGCGCTTTTCCCATAGCAGCGGATACGGTGGGTCATGTTGTTGGTCAGCAGGGTCCGTGGGACGATCTTGTCTGTCGGGACGCCGAGTTCGAGCAGCGTTTTGCAGATGGCCTCTTCGTAGACGGTAGCAGAGGCGATGATCAGACGATCGAAGTCGTGGCGGGAAACATTTTTGGGCGCATCCACGGGCACTCCGCCCAGGACTCTGCCCTGCTTGGCCGGATCGCCGTCGAAATAGACCACGGCCCGGCATCCGGTGCCATCCAGGCAGCGCCGGATCAACTCGCCGCCACTGCCCGCTCCGTAGATGGCCACCTGTAGCTCATTCGGCATGGCACCCTCCCTCTTGATCTGTCTTGGGCCAAGCCTCCTCGGGTTCGACGTGCTCATAGAGGCAGAAATTCGTGTTTCGGTTGACCCCGCCGGAGGCCAACCGCAGGATGGTCGTCATGGTCCCGCCCCGGACGATGGCTTCGTAGAAATAGCCGCTTGATGCACCGAGTCTTGGCGCCGCGTGCGCCCAAGGTAGGCAGCTGTGTCCAGCTACAGCCAAACCGTCCAGTGCGATGAAGTGTATCCCGGCGAAATCGCAAACCACCACTCCCTGCGCAAGCACGGACACACCCATGGGGCGGTCCAGCATGGCCGTGACCGCCAGGACCGCGCCGTCCGGGTGTAGCCAGAGCAGACCGCCACCCTGGTTGTTTGGCGGGGTGCTCTCTGAAAGCAGTACGCCGCCCCGGTATCCGACGAGATCGTGGACAACCATGGCGCCGGGCAGATGGATGTCGGCCTGGATCTCCAGGTCCGGGGTCAGAAAGAGGACCTTACGGGCGTCGGGCAGGGCCACGGCGAGCAGGTCCCTGACCGCGGTGATTCGCGATCCCAGGGCCAGGGTGATGTTCAGTTCGTCGGCTCCTCTCCGGAAGGCCGGCACGAGGTCGTCGTCCAGCAGGACAATCTGTTGGTTCTTGGCAGACAGTCCTGCAAAGCCTGTTCTGGTGGCCGTCAGGGCGGAGAGCCCGAATGACACGGGTGCGGGCGAAAACCCCTTCGCCATATCGGCGATGGTAAGTTGCTGGCCGCAGACCTCCACGCCAAGAAGCTTTCCGTTCCGCCACGGCGTCAGGTCGCGGAAGCCCGTATGGGGCGGGGCGATCAGGCTCCGACCGGGTTTCAACCCCGGTGCGGCCAAAACGGCGACATCCCGCGTCGGAAGACAGGCACTGACGTCCCGATACAAATCCGACAACGACTCGGAATTGCGTTGAAATCCGGCAAGAGCCCTCAGACAGAGCTGCTTCACAGCGAGATGCTGCATGCGTTTTTCGGCGTCGAGCCGTCTTGCGTTCATCGCGCTCCTCCCGAAGTCCTTTCGGCCGACAGCCGAACCTGCGCATTGTAACGCAACATATCCAACGGACTCTGGATTATGCAGGCGCGGCCCAGATCATAGCCGCGAACACCGCCCGTAGCCAGACGCCCGGAGAGCTCCTGAAGCTGCGCGGCCGTGCCCACGAACAGGCTGGGGTCGACTCGGTATACGGATGGGAAGCACTGGCGGCCTGACAGTCTGTGTCCGTCCGCTCCTCGCTGGGTTTTGGCACACCAATTCTCCCGGTTCGGGGAGAACGGACTCTCCTGATTGTAGAGGCCTTCCTCCATTGAGTGCTGCACCGTATAGGCGAA is part of the Pseudodesulfovibrio alkaliphilus genome and harbors:
- a CDS encoding B12-binding domain-containing radical SAM protein; this encodes MKVLVCKQSTSFIEPCCAQPTNIKPSLYVFSSDVWAIYALLRKHSIQSDYVELEPLHESDDFSIFESYSHIIYFTPFPRTVDQLQYMRSITEKAKKHANVVVIARDMGFGCAMLSQGHIACDVLVTAFDTSAAVSALMEEGFFAKKNDSPQRLLGNEDIRTFDFTHEAASFLDVLEDVERYDYRSLPAMEKQRSLSAGSGCSHGCTYCLSRCTPWRVVKPAQLAKEIAYWDSMPLYLFHNELFHKRDWLEEFIHEMSHFQPNKRMLSLGRIDSMYRCIDLLPDLANLGLKSYSIGLESANEKILKSMKKSKNEIWKLNKLFEEADRLGIELNCNILLGMPDEDNTSMLETFEFVKNYKKTLNITLLMPLPTTPVYEELLQLGILGAESMDVYRFVSTFQNINDNVPHVRTKHLSCDEVMEWHRMFMKVRNSYAPKFQKLNA
- a CDS encoding glycosyltransferase family 2 protein, translated to MQQTIDRAGDLAGGARLISIVIPSYNHAQYIEACLDSVYFQDYLNLEIIIVDDCSQDGSGEVIEKWLEGVGTHTASYLSNYNEETGELVRTTHKRYDRQRSISFLRNEKNLGSTRTYNRGFREATGEYCSFVVSDDICHPQMLSTLAKPLDEDRADFVYSDMFIIDDAYRVLKEFRLPDYDFEKSFCNWYLCGVATLYRRSLHLDFGYYDETAMADDHECYLRFAMNGARFLHIPRILYSVRSHENRQEGLHSTTRFNALLDHSKSLVQKARRWRKENS
- a CDS encoding nucleoside-diphosphate sugar epimerase/dehydratase; the protein is MPNELQVAIYGAGSGGELIRRCLDGTGCRAVVYFDGDPAKQGRVLGGVPVDAPKNVSRHDFDRLIIASATVYEEAICKTLLELGVPTDKIVPRTLLTNNMTHRIRCYGKSAGVRACVTGMSYHRQAVVPELSEFSIFNAASTSQDLYFDLAIARAMLGTGVDRPAAWLLGLTYYSLHYDMSLSKTWPCVFYYKDLFGYHHLEETRKEYYLNRFDSVAVADSLPSTVLDNLAREEHRSLVLDNTGTFDFGGSDATQLQARTDGNKWYPGTVAENKGILKAFVQLLLENGITPILTFIPFPASYPIRTELADECFEFVAGLERKYGCRTLNGYEMTGFIDQDFYDTSHLNIHGGQKFTALADALLRAL
- the galE gene encoding UDP-glucose 4-epimerase GalE, which codes for MTKTILVTGGAGYIGSHTCKELALRGYMPVALDDLSNGHERAVKWGPLVRGDIADRVLLDTVFDTYRPEGVIHFAAFIEVGESVRNPGAFYRNNAAGALAVLEAMRDHGCERIVFSSTAAVYGEPRQVPITENHPQCPVSPYGWSKFMVERMLEDFGRAHGIRHCALRYFNAAGADPDGETGESHDPESHLIPLVLRAARQPDRPVTVFGTDYDTPDGTCIRDYIHVCDLADAHILALDHLADNPSLAVNLGTGTGNSVREIIEAAQAVTGLPIDPIYGRRRPGDPPRLVADRALAGKALGWEPKFTDIRETIGHAWNWMNR